A genome region from Penicillium psychrofluorescens genome assembly, chromosome: 3 includes the following:
- a CDS encoding uncharacterized protein (ID:PFLUO_004955-T1.cds;~source:funannotate) codes for MPYLLTSQAFLEQSALLLEAYPETTRITTKYSFPTETPGQLHKRRKSERKPKDTTSTPSSTTQTPAEKIPLACLTLKTFNPGTGITLKYRTNKGAEVSRLMTGLGKLAAGADVASLGVSGAGPTGGAGDIEMGEAPAVDEGVVASSPALQAAGSQTQTTGKAAGGGKGKKKGGKGKR; via the exons ATGCCATATCTCCTCACCTCCCAGGCTTTCCTGGAGCAATCTGCGCTGTTGCTGGAAGCGTATCCCGAGACG ACCCGCATCACCACAAAATACAGCTTCCCCACCGAAACACCAGGCCAACTGCACAAGCGGCGCAAATCGGAAAGAAAACCCAAAGACACCACCAGCACACCCTCTTCAACCACACAAACACCCGCAGAGAAAATACCACTGGCATGCCTTACCCTCAAAACCTTCAACCCAGGCACGGGGATCACGCTCAAGTACCGCACGAACAAAGGCGCGGAGGTGAGTCGGTTGATGACGGGGTTGGGGAAGCTGGCTGCCGGCGCGGATGTTGCTAGTCTAGGGGTATCAGGTGCTGGACCTACTGGTGGGGCGGGGGATATCGAGATGGGCGAGGCTCCGGCGGTTGATGAGGGTGTagttgcttcttctcctgcgcTGCAAGCGGCGGGGTCGCAAACTCAGACTACTGGAAAGGCGGctgggggagggaaggggaagaagaagggtgggAAAGGGAAGCGGTAA
- a CDS encoding uncharacterized protein (ID:PFLUO_004956-T1.cds;~source:funannotate) translates to MATQVTPSKQAASSLENLKMSDSPVKKLDFTGKENAPASLNVDASLVKPVEKAVEAPKVAPGIKNTEADEPLLQENAHRFVLFPIKYHEIWQMYKKAEASFWTAEEIDLSKDLHDWHNRLNDDERYFISHVLAFFAASDGIVNENLVERFSGEVQVPEARCFYGFQIMMENIHSETYSLLIDTYIKEPKQRTYLFDAIDTIPCIAKKAQWAMHWIQDRESTFAQRLVAFAAVEGIFFSGSFASIFWLKKRGLMPGLTFSNELISRDEGLHTDFACLLFSHLNNRPSKKMVEDIIVEAVGIEQEFLTDALPCGLLGMNSALMCQYIEFVADRLLVALGNKKYYNSANPFDFMESISLAGKTNFFEKRVGDYQKAGVMASTQKKEAANADGEQSDSGNDGLNFNEDF, encoded by the exons ATGGCCACCCAAGTCACTCCCTCGAAGCAG GCTGCTTCCTCCCTCGAGAACCTCAAGATGAGTGACTCACCCGTCAAGAAGCTCGACTTCACGGGCAAGGAGAACGCGCCCGCGTCTCTCAATGTCGACGCGTCGCTCGTCAAGCCCGTCGAGAAGGCCGTCGAGGCCCCCAAGGTGGCTCCGGGTATCAAGAAcaccgaggccgacgagcctCTGCTCCAGGAGAACGCCCACCGCTTCGTCCTCTTCCCCATCAAGTACCACGAG ATCTGGCAGATGtacaagaaggccgaggctTCCTTCTGgaccgccgaggagatcgatCTGTCCAAGGATCTGCATGATTGGCACAACCGCCTGAACGATGACGAGCGGTACTTCATCTCGCACGTTCTCGCGTTCTTCGCCGCCTCCGACGGTATTGTCAACGAGAACCTGGTCGAGCGCTTCAGCGGAGAGGTTCAGGTCCCGGAGGCTCGCTGCTTCTACGGTTTCCAGATCATGATGGAGAACATCCACTCCGAGACCTATTCGCTCCTGATTGACACCTACATCAAGGAGCCCAAGCAGCGCACCTACCTGTTTGACGCCATTGATACCA TTCCCTGCATTGCCAAGAAGGCCCAGTGGGCCATGCACTGGATCCAGGACCGAGAGTCGACCTTCGCTCAGCGCCTGGTCGCCTtcgctgccgtcgagggtatcttcttctccggtTCCTTTGCCTCTATCTTCTGGCTGAAGAAGCGTGGCCTGATGCCCGGTCTGACCTTCTCCAACGAGCTGATCTCTCGTGACGAGGGTCTGCACACTGACTTTGCCTGCCTGCTGTTCTCTCACTTGAACAACCGCCCCAGcaagaagatggtcgaggaCATCATCGTGGAGGCCGTGGGCATTGAGCAGGAGTTCCTGACGGATGCCCTGCCCTGCGGCCTGCTCGGCATGAACTCCGCGCTGATGTGCCAGTACATCGAGTTCGTCGCGGATCGCCTCCTGGTGGCCCTCGGCAACAAGAAGTACTACAACTCGGCCAACCCCTTTGACTTCATGGAGTCCATCTCCCTGGCTGGCAAGACCAACTTCTTCGAGAAGCGCGTCGGTGACTACCAGAAGGCCGGTGTCATGGCCAgcacccagaagaaggaggctgccAACGCCGACGGCGAGCAGTCCGACAGTGGCAACGACGGCCTTAACTTCAACGAGGACTTTTAA
- a CDS encoding uncharacterized protein (ID:PFLUO_004957-T1.cds;~source:funannotate), whose amino-acid sequence MATTLGAFIAGGIAACGAVTVTHSFETVKIRLQLQGELQAKKDAPKQYRGVLHAVKVILQNEGPRGLFRGIGSAYVYQVLLNGCRLGFYEPIRANVTNTIYNDPKVQSLGANVFAGAASGVIGAAAGSPFFLVKTRLQSYSPFLPVGTQHNYKNSYDGLSKIYRSEGVKGVYRGVGAAMIRTSFGSAVQLPTYFFAKRRLTRHLGMEEGPALHLASSTASGFVVCCFMHPPDTIMARMYNQTGNLYQGVFDCLFKTIRTEGVLAIYKGFFAHLARILPHTILTLSLAEQTNKLMRRVEDRVLPDSFREKI is encoded by the exons ATGGCGACCACGTTAGG AGCATTCATTGCTGGTGGCATCGCAGCTTGCGGCGCAGTCACCGTCACCCACAGTTTCGAGACCGTCAAGATTCG GTTACAATTGCAGGGCGAATTAcaagccaagaaggatgcgCCAAAGCAGTACCGGGGCGTCTTGCATGCCGTCAAGGTGATTCTGCAGAATGAAGGACCGCGCGGTCTCTTTCGGGGAATTGGATCGGCC TATGTCTATCAGGTCCTGCTGAACGGCTGCCGTCTCGGTTTTTACGAGCCCATTCGCGCGAACGTCACAAACACCATCTATAATGACCCCAAAGTGCAATCCCTCGGTGCCAATGTCTTTGCCGGGGCTGCGTCGGGTGTCATCGGTGCCGCTGCCGGATCGCCGTTCTTCCTAGTCAAGACCCGCCTCCAATCCTACTCGCCTTTCCTGCCGGTGGGCACCCAGCACAACTACAAGAACTCGTACGATGGGCTCAGCAAGATCTACCGGTCCGAAGGCGTCAAGGGCGTGTACCGTGGCGTCGGCGCTGCCATGATCCGCACGAGTTTCGGCAGTGCCGTCCAGCTTCCCACATACTTCTTCGCTAAGCGCCGCTTGACGCGGCACCTGGGCATGGAAGAGGGTCCCGCGCTGCACCTGGCCAGTAGCACGGCATCGGGCTTTGTCGTGTGCTGCTTCATGCATCCTCCCGACACCATCATGGCGCGCATGTATAACCAGACTGGAAACCTGTACCAGGGCGTGTTCGACTGCCTGTTCAAGACCATCCGGACCGAGGGAGTGCTGGCCATCTACAAGGGCTTCTTCGCCCACTTGGCGCGTATCCTGCCCCACACGATCTTGACCCTCAGCTTGGCGGAGCAAACGAACAAGCTGATGCGCCGCGTCGAGGATCGCGTGCTGCCGGACTCCTTCCGTGAGaagatttga
- a CDS encoding uncharacterized protein (ID:PFLUO_004958-T1.cds;~source:funannotate): MAEGQQPPQQPQPASTPQQPQKVCDIIRGFRPAKSYKTAKQDSSHFVTSLDFDDQGDYVVAAGDDETIQIFDVKEGKSTKSVPSKKYGVHLARFTHHSRQVLHASTKVDHSLRLLDLHNEGYVRYFSGHTDKVTCLALSPGSDSFISCSKDDTVALWDLGSRNPQGRLKLATPYLVAFDPSATVIAIASQSTSSVLLYDFRNYDKPPFSTFDLAPYEETYTPSTRGRAWTRLEFSNDGKHLMIGTDYHGHFVLDAFEGTIKAFLVGKNGSSGRAAPVSTTGKPLGQGDVCFSPDGRYVFGGAGDQPDMLVWDLQQDKEANLTLQPMARLSHRSRTAMVEYNPRYNMIASADKDIVFWLPDETPKSSDK; encoded by the exons ATGGCAGAAGGCCAGCAACCCCCccagcagccacagccggCCTCGACTCCTCAACAGCCTCAGAAAGTGTGCGACATCATCCGCGGATTTCGTCCGGCCAAG TCCTACAAAACCGCCAAGCAAGACTCCTCCCACTTCGTGACCTCTTTGGATTTCGACGACCAAGGCGACTACGTGGTTGCGGCCGGCGACGACGAAACCATCCAGATCTTCGATGTCAAGGAGGGCAAATCCACCAAGTCGGTTCCCAGCAAAAAGTACGGGGTTCATCTGGCGAGATTCACACACCACTCTCGCCAAGTCCTTCACGCGAGCACCAAAGTGGACC ATTCCCTCCGGTTGCTCGACCTGCACAACGAAGGCTACGTGCGTTACTTCTCGGGCCACACGGACAAGGTAACCTGTCTTGCGCTGTCTCCGGGCAGCGACTCGTTCATTTCCTGCTCCAAGGATGATACCGTCGCGCTGTGGGACCTAGGCTCTAGGAACCCCCAGGGCCGGCTGAAGCTTGCCACGCCCTACTTGGTTGCATTCGACCCCTCGGCCACTGTTATCGCCATCGCATCGCAGTCGACCTCATCCGTTCTCCTTTATGACTTTCGCAATTACGACAAACCTCCCTTCTCCACTTTTGATCTTGCGCCTTACGAGGAGACATACACACCGTCAACCCGTGGACGCGCTTGGACGCGCCTGGAGTTTTCCAATGATGGGAAGCATCTGATGATCGGCACCGACTACCACGGACATTTTGTATTGGACGCATTCGAAGGTACCATCAAGGCGTTCCTAGTAGGAAAGAATGGATCATCTGGACGAGCGGCCCCAGTCTCTACCACCGGGAAACCTCTTGGACAAGGCGACGTGTGTTTCAGCCCGGACGGACGGTATGTCttcggtggtgctggcgacCAGCCCGACATGCTGGTGTGGGATTTGCagcaggacaaggaggcgAACCTCACCTTGCAGCCCATGGCCCGGCTATCACACCGAAGTCGGACGGCCATGGTTGAATACAACCCTCGCTATAACATGATCGCCAGTGCCGACAAAGACATTGTGTTCTGGCTTCCGGACGAAACACCGAAATCATCGGATAAGTAA
- a CDS encoding uncharacterized protein (ID:PFLUO_004959-T1.cds;~source:funannotate), whose amino-acid sequence MTSAHSRSSSSTQTTPDDHATQPETSPVLAANLVQQCRTIIAEIDTLQTLLARTLRNPQLVEVRQLRSNVISELKMLTKLEAQVLDSQRSGGDQTQDGAGDGQLDPEVEMRLFHALRSSNLPFHQAVWSIAKSSCTGLLALGKRFYWEVQKPGDLKGEKQPNKDKRKSVFVDIVADDGEEWVKVSTISESRLLFEMAKKGWERDSDDEDVWSGSEDDGSRSRPPRRTVLQNFDGDKQPDGSDDDEDDLELIKLARDLRKAADATRVRYRHPRIRLVLPKVEEGNVPEIDDLLDEIRKYDIRVECQGRISDAAAAQQDLAYLLPQPFKKFTDTLNVDCTLLLAMVSDLSHVKNMEPQPGMHKAIVRQLEVEKEQPLLPAELWPAMGALKLMCTEEAAARMREIVDTIGTDTEKIRAQIVLGDPPYDHSVRETLIHQFQELSDYRVPVLWKLPIKVAEAQSVIASGKGQLPPVADEVAKGLSDINYSVFMYGWVTGLTTISSNRTIDKQIEATIEKNRGGNDGLEGPSVWICETARSLVGKDKHRQP is encoded by the coding sequence ATGACAAGCGCGCACTCGCGCTCAAGCTCAAGCACTCAGACAACACCAGATGACCACGCGACCCAACCAGAAACTAGCCCCGTCCTAGCAGCAAACCTTGTCCAGCAATGCCGCACCATAATCGCGGAGATCGACACGCTCCAGACGCTGCTCGCACGAACGCTCCGCAATCCCCAGCTCGTGGAGGTGCGGCAGCTGCGCTCGAATGTCATCTCCGAGCTGAAAATGCTCACGAAGCTCGAGGCGCAGGTTTTAGATTCTCAACGGTCTGGCGGCGACCAGACGCAAGATGGGGCGGGTGACGGACAGCTTGATCCCGAGGTGGAGATGAGACTGTTCCACGCTCTGCGCTCGTCGAATCTACCTTTTCACCAGGCTGTGTGGAGTATAGCCAAAAGCTCGTGTACGGGTCTGCTTGCGCTCGGGAAACGGTTTTACTGGGAGGTGCAGAAGCCTGGGGATCTCAAAGGCGAGAAGCAGCCGAACAAGGATAAGCGCAAGAGTGTCTTTGTGGATATTGTTgcagatgatggcgaggagTGGGTGAAGGTGTCGACTATTTCGGAGAGCCGGTTGCTGTTTGAGATGGCCAAAAAGGGGTGGGAGAGGGATtcagatgacgaggatgtcTGGTCGGGGTCGGAGGATGATGGGTCTAGGTCTaggccgccgcggaggaCGGTGTTACAGAATTTTGACGGTGACAAACAGCCGGATGGCAgtgatgacgacgaagacgacctggagctgatcaagctgGCGAGGGATCTACGCAAGGCAGCTGATGCTACGCGGGTGAGGTATAGACATCCTCGGATACGGCTGGTACTACCGaaagttgaagaaggaaatgTTCCTGAAATTGACGATCTgctcgacgagatccgcaaATATGATATCCGGGTTGAGTGCCAGGGGAGGATATCCGATGCCGCCGCTGCGCAGCAGGATCTGGCGTATCTCCTCCCGCAACCATTCAAGAAGTTCACGGACACGTTGAATGTCGACTGCAcgctgcttcttgccatGGTGTCGGACCTCTCCCACGTCAAGAATATGGAACCACAGCCTGGAATGCACAAAGCCATCGTCCGACAActcgaggtcgagaaggagcagcCTCTGCTTCCCGCTGAACTCTGGCCGGCAATGGGTGCACTGAAATTGATGTGCACCGAGGAAGCTGCAGCACGGATGCGGGAGATCGTAGACACCATTGGCACGGACACGGAGAAGATACGCGCTCAGATCGTGCTGGGCGATCCTCCCTATGACCATTCAGTCCGCGAAACCCTTATCCACCAGTTCCAGGAGTTGTCCGACTACCGCGTCCCTGTCTTGTGGAAACTCCCTATCAAGGTTGCCGAAGCGCAATCGGTAATCGCCTCCGGGAAAGGGCAATTGCCTCCAGTGGCAGATGAGGTTGCCAAGGGCTTGTCCGATATCAATTATAGCGTGTTTATGTATGGATGGGTCACCGGCTTGACGACAATTTCCAGCAATCGTACGATCGACAAACAGATCGAGGCCACGATTGAGAAGAACCGAGGGGGTAACGACGGTCTTGAAGGCCCATCCGTCTGGATATGCGAGACGGCAAGGAGCTTGGTTGGTAAAGATAAACATCGGCAACCATAA
- a CDS encoding uncharacterized protein (ID:PFLUO_004960-T1.cds;~source:funannotate), which yields MKGWLRTLGLTALLASSVLANELELKSDESHRQRCSGMYSRKAWGGNVDPFILVKFSSSDRENAKASLVMFEWNDEQLIGAYRTDEPDVRETLCDASNVDAGLCTTEEIGSFLLSNNATEVSQNSIISQAINLNNPDAVKYPVRQTGFYCVSTFAFSGDEYTAVVTFRNSYGELPAAQIAKLPFYGALTIVYTVIGLFWAFLYVQNRHDILPVQNYITAILVFLIVEQLMTWGFYNYQNIHGINVVAKVLMIIVAVLNAGRNAFSFFLLLIVCMGYGVVKPSLGRTMVYVRILAIAHFVFAVVYSITSLSITPDSAGPLVLLIVLPLAGTLTAFYVWTLNSLNATMKDLIDRRQKTKALMYKKLWWCILGSIIVIFGFFFLNSFAFAGRNDENFVPDHWKSRWFVLDGWLNIVYLFDITFVAYLWRPTANNRRFAMSEELAQDDDGFEIRSFGSGLDEEDPLEGEAPPEYPGSSEAAGRRRGLSPVPPKPVSSATRPLDEETIFAVGDEDADRWSEDDESPRSSGERERLTGKD from the exons ATGAAAGGCTGGCTCCGCACGTTGGGTCTGACGGCCTTGCTGGCTAGCTCGGTGCTTGCCAATGAACTCGAGCTA AAATCAGATGAATCGCACCGCCAACGATGCTCGGGAATGTACAGCCGCAAGGCTTGGGGAGGAAACGTCGACCCCTTTATACTGGTGAAGTTCTCCAGCTCAGACAGGGAGAATGCCAAGGCTAGCTTGGTCATGTTCGAATGGAACGATGAACAACTGATTGGAGCGTACCGCACCGACGAGCCTGAT GTGCGCGAGACCCTTTGCGATGCGTCGAACGTCGATGCAGGACTGTGCACCACAGAGGAAATCggctcttttcttctctccaacAACGCGACCGAAGTCTCGCAAAATTCAATCATCTCCCAGGCCATCAACCTGAATAATCCCGACGCCGTCAAATACCCCGTGCGGCAGACCGGATTTTACTGCGTGAGCACTTTCGCATTCTCCGGGGATGAGTATACCGCGGTGGTCACCTTCCGAAACTCATATGGAGAGCTCCCGGCGGCACAAATCGCTAAGCTCCCATTCTATGGAGCCTTGACAATTGTCTATACCGTTATTGGGCT GTTCTGGGCATTCCTTTACGTTCAAAACCGCCATGACATCT TGCCGGTGCAAAACTACATCACTGCCATCCTGGTGTTCTTGATTGTCGAGCAACTCATGACATGGGGATTTTACAATTACCAGAACATTCATGGGATAAATGTCGTCGCAAAGGTACTCATGATTATTGTCGCGGTGCTTAATGCAGGTCGTAATGCTTTCtcgttcttcctccttctcatcgTCTGCATGGGCTATGGCGTGGTCAAGCCTTCCCTGGGTCGAACGATGGTCTACGTCCGGATTTTAGCCATCGCTCActtcgtcttcgccgtcgtCTACTCCATCACCAGTCTTTCTATCACCCCGGATAGCGCTGGCCCTCTTGTGCTCCTAATTGTTCTTCCGCTTGCCGGAACCTTGACAGCTTTCTACGTGTGGACATTGAACTCCCTGAACGCCACCATGAAGGACCTCATCGACCGAAGACAAAAGACCAAGGCATTGATGTACAAGAAGCTGTGGTGGTGCATTCTCGGCAGCATAATTGTCATCTTcggcttctttttcttgaaCTCGTTCGCCTTCGCCGGCCGCAACGATGAGAACTTTGTGCCGGATCACTGGAAGTCGCGATGGTTCGTGCTCGACGGGTGGCTCAACATCGTTTACTTGTTCGACATCACCTTTGTCGCTTATCTGTGGCGGCCCACGGCCAACAACCGTCGCTTTGCCATGAGTGAAGAG CTCGCCCAAGATGACGACGGGTTCGAGATTCGCTCGTTCGGCAGCGGCTTGGATGAGGAAGATCCTCTTGAAGGTGAGGCGCCTCCGGAGTATCCGGGTAGTTCGGAAGCTGCTGGCCGCCGGCGCGGACTATCGCCCGTGCCCCCTAAGCCtgtctcctcggccacgCGGCCGCTCGATGAGGAAACGATCTTTGCCGTGGGTGACGAAGATGCAGACCGATGGTCCGAGGACGACGAATCCCCTCGCAGCTCTGGCGAGCGAGAACGACTCACGGGCAAGGACTAG
- a CDS encoding uncharacterized protein (ID:PFLUO_004961-T1.cds;~source:funannotate) encodes MPGKDLMHPCVDCKDAESLFTVRKRQLCRDCFIHFVGSKVNRHMSKYPRPQNLEDPCPQLLLPLSFGVSSSSLLRQLDADIQRQLNKPRPRKSYDLHILVVDPLSAAYDQSYEAVQKAFPMHTYSRVPFHSVFDYVPEMQDLMWEYAGPQFADDPSRPDQDRLAAFRAAITTATSQADVDSVLLTRLVVGFAQKAGCEAVLWGDSDSRLAAKTLAEVAKGRGAALTWRASDGMSPWGLRFEYPLRDWSKVELQQYKQACPELADIVVPDNPPSDNVLTKNLSIDELMMRYVLTQGEKYPGVMANVSRTANKLQASSSDDTPSCGLCGNIIGNVKGNSGLTASSQSGERQDTQFCYGCMRSRPDSIS; translated from the exons ATGCCGGGCAAAGACCTCATGCATCCCTGTGTGGACTGCAAGGATGCCGAGTCCCTGTTCACGGTGCGCAAGCGGCAACTTTGCAG AGACTGCTTTATTCACTTCGTCGGAAGTAAAGTCAATCGGCACATGTCGAAGTACCCCAGGCCTCAGAACCTAGAGGATCCCTGCCcccagctgctcctcccGCTGTCCTTTGgtgtctcttcttcctcactgTTGCGACAGCTGGACGCAGATATCCAACGTCAATTGAACAAGCCGAGACCGCGAAAATCCTACGATCTGCACATCCTGGTTGTCGACCCATTGTCCGCTGCCTACGATCAGAGCTATGAGGCGGTTCAGAAGGCCTTCCCAATGCACACTTACAGCCGGGTGCCTTTTCACAGCGTTTTCGATTATGTCCCAGAAATGCAAGACTTGATGTGGGAATACGCGGGACCACAATTCGCAGACGATCCGTCACGGCCAGACCAAGATCGTCTGGCTGCTTTTCGTGCGGCTATCACCACGGCCACGTCTCAGGCCGACGTCGACTCCGTGCTGTTGACTAGGCTTGTCGTTGGCTTTGCGCAGAAAGCCGGCTGCGAGGCTGTCCTTTGGGGCGACTCGGACAGTCGTCTTGCTGCAAAGACGCTTGCCGAGGTTGCGAAAGGACGTGGAGCCGCGTTGACCTGGCGCGCCTCGGATGGGATGTCGCCTTGGGGGTTGCGATTCGAGTACCCGCTACGCGACTGGTCCAAGGTCGAGCTGCAGCAATACAAACAAGCTTGCCCGGAGCTCGCAGACATTGTCGTTCCTGACAACCCGCCATCGGACAATGTATTGACGAAGAACCTGTCCATTGACGAGCTGATGATGCGGTATGTCCTGACGCAGGGCGAAAAGTACCCTGGTGTCATGGCCAATGTGTCCAGAACCGCCAATAAATTGCAAGCATCTTCATCTGATGATACTCCCTCGTGCGGTCTCTGTGGGAACATCATCGGAAATGTCAAGGGCAACAGCGGCCTGACGGCCTCGAGCCAATCGGGCGAAAGACAGGATACTCAGTTCTGCTACGGGTGCATGCGGTCCCGTCCGGATTCTATTTCCTAA
- a CDS encoding uncharacterized protein (ID:PFLUO_004962-T1.cds;~source:funannotate): MSGAMMSLVGKRVLAESARNHFGTEDPYFEEVPASRLGRAFGKKTRKRRKAHPPGLSEKDAKILTQVKRRAYRLDYSLFNLCGVQFGWGSVIGIVPFIGDAGDAALAMMVVRNCQEIDGGLPSHLRMMMLMNVVIDFFIGLIPFVGDIADAVYKCNTRNAVILEKHLREKGAKLLKKQAKETRPQEQPQAIDYSLPDEWDKQESGVVGDRPPAYEEPGPSGDPRTDNIASAQPLQGPQPAQKPRTHRGIGKWFGGASRPEEDLERGGA; this comes from the exons ATGTCGGGCGCAATGATGTCGTTGGTTGGGAAGAGGGTGTTGGCTGAGTCTGCTCGGAACCACTTCGGAACAGAG GATCCCTACTTCGAAGAAGTCCCCGCCTCCCGTCTCGGTCGAGCATTCGGCAAGAAGACGCGCAAGCGGCGCAAGGCCCATCCGCCGGgcttgtcggagaaggatgcgAAAATCCTGACCCAAGTCAAACGCAGAGCATACCGGCTGGACTATTCCTTGTTCAATCTGTGCGGAGTTCAGTTCGGCTGGGGCAGCGTGATTGGCATCGTTCCATT TATCGGCGATGCAGGTGACGCAGCCCTCGCCATGATGGTTGTGCGGAACTGTCAAGAGATCGACGGCGGACTTCCCTCGCACCtgcggatgatgatgttgatgaaCGTGGTCATCGACTTCTTCATTGGGCTGATCCCTTTCGTGGGTGACATTGCAGATGCCGTGTACAAGTGCAACACAAGGAACGCCGTCATCCTCGAGAAACACCTGCGCGAAAAAGGTGCGAAGCTGCTGAAAAAACAGGCGAAGGAAACTCGACCGCAGGAGCAGCCACAGGCAATCGATTACAGTCTCCCAGACGAATGGGACAAACAAGAAAGCGGTGTTGTGGGAGACCGTCCACCAGCATATGAAGAGCCAGGGCCTTCAGGCGATCCACGGACGGACAACATTGCCAGCGCCCAGCCTCTTCAGGGGCCGCAGCCGGCACAGAAGCCTCGAACGCACCGAGGAATCGGCAAGTGGTTTGGCGGGGCCAGTCGACCcgaggaggatttggagAGGGGTGGAGCGTGA